One window from the genome of Eucalyptus grandis isolate ANBG69807.140 chromosome 7, ASM1654582v1, whole genome shotgun sequence encodes:
- the LOC108957164 gene encoding receptor-like protein EIX2 translates to MGNDDSAVKKLKEHLHLTFHIKDLGSPKYFLGIEIARSDQGISLSQRKFVMEIISEAGLSGCRPSVIPIEQNAKLTSAGYDTGISFSSDDPLLQDPSGYQRLVGKLIYLTMTRPDICYAVQTLSQFMHSPKQSHMNAALKIVRYLKTCPGLGILLSRKCNMEMTAYCDADYATCPMSMRSITGFCIKFGESLLSWKTKKQSTVSLSSAEAEYRSMAKTVCEIVWLRGLLLDLGAPVKGPTLLFCDNDSALKLAANPVLHERTKHIEVDCPKEPMASYDGLVSTVLWAIFVIQVIEFSHSNASTNVSCIGAEREALLKFKHGLTDPSRRLSSWSGEECCKWEGVECNKKTGHVLKLDLHNPCIEEINIDFFIPSDKCMLGGNIVPSLTKVKSLKYLDLSANNFSTQKIPTFFASLQKLEYLNLSHASFNGDIPKQLNNLSKLQYLDFSNQGYLTLNNFDWVSKLSSLKYLHMSNVDLSKVKDWFGSINMLPSLQSLGLSDCGLQDISSSLQANFTSLRFLSIGSNNLSSIPPWIYNFSKLEHIDLSNSYGYYNFFSGIKGRFPMTIIENNQRLVFFDLSENWLHGDFPKNLSSLCKLQVVILSFNFFNGNISDILGNSLDCIQSKWKIFDVSSNNFSSGLPNQFRDFKELECLDLSSNLISGSIPANLVELSSLKELFLYDNKLNGTISESIGRLFNLKTLDLGYNLLYGVVGELHFENLKSLTELDISSNKLILNMSSAWVPPFQIRQIDLSDCKVGPEFPKWLQTQRNITELWMSNASISGDICDWLYDIFSNIEVLDISSNMLRGQVPQDIGDKMPQLTELRLEGNNLTGGIPNSLCKLNRLYGISLSKNQLSGKLPRCWGASQELAYLFFGDNKLNGQIPKSLCHLRSLSALSLHRNAFTGGIPNCLSNLPTMIVLDLSDNEFTGRLPLFRPQSPFLSVINLEKNRFVGGIPSQYCQLKYLQFLSLAQNYISGPIPNCFDRILSMVNAGERHFFMYGVDVMVNTKGTSQIFGITLRYFHSIDLSANMLDGQIPKEFTKLVRLQNLNLSQNKLSGSIPSNIGDLKNLESLDLSRNKLSGTIPPGISSMDFLSHLNLSFNRLSGPIPFGNHLRTVDDESVYRGNDRLCGAPLLNTCPGDEPPGSDGHDGDNSGGDKPSEGDLDIRNWFYAGLGPGFMVGFLGFCSVLHFKGSWRVSYFQAMDKAIEKFSMTTMITMLWFKRTFPQRRKELV, encoded by the exons atgggaaatgatgattctgctGTAAAGAAACTTAAAGAGCATCTGCATTTgacttttcatatcaaagactTAGGATCacctaagtattttcttggaattgaaatAGCTCGCTCAGATCAGGGCATATCATTGAGCCAACGGAAATTTGTGATGGAAATAATATCAGAAGCAGGATTATCAGGCTGTAGGCCGTCAGTCATCCCTATTGAGCAAAATGCTAAACTGACTTCTGCTGGCTATGACACTGGTATATCCTTCTCTTCGGATGATCCGTTATTGCAAGATCCCTCAGGATACCAGAGACTCGTGGGTAAACTGATATATCTCACTATGACTAGGCCAGATATTTGCTATGCTGTTCAGACTCTTAGTCAGTTTATGCACAGTCCAAAGCAGTCTCACATGAACGCAGCCTTGAAGATTGTGAGATACTTAAAGACTTGTCCAGGTTTGGGAATACTCCTTTCTCGAAAGTGTAACATGGAGATGACGGCCTATTGCGATGCAGATTATGCCACATGCCCTATGAGTATGAGGTCTATTACTGGTTTCTgcatcaaatttggggaatcacttctttcatggaagacaaagaagcagtcTACCGTATCTTTATCATCAGCTGAAGCTGAATATCGATCTATGGCTAAGACTGTCTGTGAAATAGTCTGGTTAAGGGGCTTACTTCTGGATCTTGGAGCTCCGGTTAAAGGACCAACTTTACTCTTCTGTGACAATGATTCGGCACTCAAGCTTGCAGCAAATCCAGTGCTACATGAGAGGacgaagcatatagaagttgatt GTCCCAAAGAACCTATGGCGTCTTATGATGGCCTTGTGTCTACTGTCCTATGGGCAATCTTTGTCATTCAAGTAATTGAATTCAGTCATTCCAACGCTTCAACCAATGTAAGCTGTATTGGTGCAGAGAGGGAAGCTCTCCTAAAGTTCAAGCATGGTCTCACAGATCCTTCAAGACGCCTGTCGTCATGGAGTGGAGAGGAATGTTGCAAGTGGGAAGGAGTTGAATGCAACAAGAAAACTGGCCATGTCTTGAAGCTTGATCTTCATAATCCATGTATAGAAGAGATCAATATTGACTTCTTCATACCTTCAGATAAGTGCATGCTAGGAGGTAACATAGTTCCTTCTTTAACTAAAGTGAAGTCTCTGAAATATCTAGACCTCAGTGCCAACAacttttcaacccaaaaaatcCCAACGTTCTTTGCTTCTCTTCAGAAATTGGAGTATCTAAACCTCTCACATGCAAGCTTCAATGGAGATATTCCTAAGCAGCTCAATAACCTTTCCAAATTACAGTACTTGGACTTCTCCAATCAGGGTTATTTAACCTTGAACAACTTTGATTGGGTGTCGAAATTATCTTCCTTAAAATATTTGCACATGTCCAATGTTGACCTTTCTAAGGTCAAAGATTGGTTTGGTTCCATTAACATGCTACCATCTTTGCAATCTTTAGGATTAAGCGATTGTGGATTGCAAGATATATCTAGCTCTTTGCAAGCCAATTTCACATCTCTTAGATTTCTCAGCATCGGGTCCAATAATCTAAGTTCTATTCCCCCATGGATCTATAACTTTAGCAAACTAGAACATATTGATTTGTCCAACAGCTATGGGTACTACAATTTTTTCAGTGGTATCAAAGGCCGTTTTCCCATGACAATCATCGAGAATAATCAAAGGCTTGTCTTCTTTGATCTGTCTGAGAATTGGCTACATGgtgattttcccaaaaatttgaGCAGTCTTTGCAAATTGCAAGTGGTAATATTAtccttcaacttcttcaatggGAATATCTCCGACATTTTAGGCAATTCACTTGATTGCATACAAAGTAAGTGGAAGATCTTCGATGTTTCTTCCAATAATTTTAGCAGCGGCCTGCCAAATCAATTCAGAGATTTCAAAGAATTAGAGTGCCTTGATCTTTCATCGAACTTGATTTCTGGTTCTATTCCTGCCAATTTGGTGGAGCTATCATCTCTAAAAGAGTTGTTTCTATATGATAACAAATTGAATGGGACTATTTCAGAGAGCATTGGGCGATTATTTAATCTAAAGACGCTTGATCTGGGGTATAATTTATTGTATGGAGTTGTTGGCGAACTTCACTTTGAAAATCTCAAAAGCTTGACCGAGTTAGACATTTCTTCCAATAAGCTCATATTAAATATGAGCTCTGCCTGGGTTCCACCATTCCAAATTCGCCAGATAGATTTGTCAGATTGCAAAGTAGGACCTGAATTTCCAAAATGGCTTCAAACACAGCGGAACATTACCGAGTTGTGGATGTCAAATGCGAGCATCTCAGGTGACATTTGTGATTGGCTCTACGACATTTTCTCTAACATTGAAGTTTTAGATATTTCAAGCAACATGCTTAGAGGCCAAGTTCCCCAAGACATCGGAGACAAGATGCCACAGTTAACAGAACTGAGGCTTGAGGGTAATAATCTCACTGGTGGCATTCCAAATTCTTTGTGTAAGTTAAATCGGCTGTATGGAATTAGTCTGTCAAAGAATCAATTGTCGGGGAAACTTCCTCGATGTTGGGGAGCATCGCAAGAGTTGGCATATTTGTTTTTTGGGGATAACAAGTTAAATGGCCAGATTCCAAAATCCTTGTGCCATCTTCGGTCATTGTCCGCTCTTAGCCTACACAGGAATGCCTTTACTGGAGGAATCCCAAACTGTTTGTCAAATCTGCCGACAATGATTGTCCTTGATCTCAGCGACAATGAATTCACAGGTAGGTTACCGCTATTTAGGCCACAGTCTCCATTTTTGTCAGTGAtcaatttagagaaaaatcgcTTTGTTGGGGGCATTCCTTCCCAATATTGCCAACTTAAATATCTCCAATTCTTGAGCCTAGCACAGAATTACATTTCTGGACCCATTCCCAATTGTTTTGACAGGATCTTGTCTATGGTTAATGCGGGTGAGAGACATTTTTTTATGTATGGTGTCGATGTTATGGTTAACACAAAGGGGACTAGCCAAATCTTTGGGATTACGCTTCGATACTTCCACTCAATCGATCTTTCAGCAAACATGTTGGATGGGCAAATACCAAAAGAGTTCACTAAGCTCGTTAGACTTCAAAATCTGAACCTCTCTCAGAATAAGTTGAGTGGATCTATTCCCTCAAATATTGGTGACCTGAAAAACTTAGAGTCTCTTGATCTTTCCAGAAACAAATTGTCAGGTACCATCCCTCCAGGCATATCCAGCATGGACTTCCTTAGTCATCTCAATCTGTCCTTCAATAGACTCTCTGGCCCTATTCCGTTTGGCAACCATCTGCGCACTGTGGACGATGAATCCGTTTATCGCGGCAATGACAGGCTCTGTGGAGCTCCTCTTCTGAATACTTGTCCTGGAGATGAGCCACCCGGTAGTGATGGGCACGACGGTGATAATTCCGGTGGAGATAAACCTAGCGAAGGTGATTTGGATATCCGCAATTGGTTCTATGCGGGATTGGGACCTGGCTTTATGGTGGGATTTCTAGGATTTTGTAGCGTCCTGCACTTCAAGGGATCTTGGAGGGTCTCTTACTTCCAAGCGATGGATAAGGCCATTGAGAAATTTTCAATGACAACAATGATCACCATGCTTTGGTTCAAGAGAACATTCCCACAACGTAGAAAGGAGCTTGTTTAG
- the LOC120296156 gene encoding receptor-like protein EIX2, with amino-acid sequence MASYDGLVSTVLWAIFVIQVIEFGHSNSSTNVSCIGAEREALLKFKHGLIDPSRRLSSWTGEECCKWEGVECNKKTGHVLKLDVRSMFIPSDNSMSMLGGNIVPSLTNLKYLKYLDLSGNNFSTQKIPMFFASLQKLEYLNLSYAGFDGDIPRQLNNLSKLQYLDLSSDFYMGHLTSNDFDWVSKLSSLKYLHMYGVDLYKVKDCGDLPNRFRDFKELEYLALSRNMIFGSIPANLVELSSLESLYLDHNKLNGIIPKSIGQLSNLKELYLGNNLLCGVVGELHFENLKSLTGLDISSNKLILNMSSAWVPPFQIREIDLSDCKVGPEFPKWLQTQRNVTVLRMSNASILGAIPDWLYDICSTIQTLDISSNMLRGQVPQDIGDKMPRLTKLSLKGNNLTGGIPNSLCKLNWLGRINLSKNQLSGKLPRCWGASQELGYLFFGDNKLNGQIPKSLCHLQLFALSLHGNGFTGEIPNCLSNIQAMSVLDLSDNEFTGSLPPFGPQSLLEVLVYA; translated from the exons ATGGCGTCTTATGATGGCCTTGTGTCTACTGTCTTATGGGCAATCTTTGTCATTCAAGTAATTGAATTCGGTCATTCCAACTCTTCAACCAATGTAAGCTGTATTGGTGCAGAGAGGGAAGCTCTTCTAAAGTTCAAGCATGGTCTTATAGATCCTTCGAGACGCCTGTCCTCATGGACCGGAGAGGAATGTTGCAAGTGGGAAGGAGTTGAATGCAACAAGAAAACCGGTCATGTCCTGAAGCTTGATGTTCGTAGCATGTTCATACCTTCAGATAATAGCATGAGCATGCTGGGAGGTAACATAGTTCCTTCTTTAACTAATCTGAAGTATTTGAAGTATCTGGACCTCAGTGGCAACAacttttcaacccaaaaaatcCCAATGTTCTTTGCTTCTCTTCAGAAATTGGAGTATCTTAACCTGTCATATGCAGGCTTCGACGGAGATATTCCTAGGCAGCTCAATAACCTTTCCAAATTACAATACTTGGATCTTAGTAGTGACTTCTATATGGGTCATTTAACCTCGAATGACTTTGATTGGGTGTCGAAATTATCTTCCTTGAAATATTTGCACATGTATGGTGTTGACCTTTATAAGGTCAAAGATTG CGGAGACTTGCCAAATCGATTCAGAGATTTCAAAGAATTAGAGTACCTTGCTCTTTCACGTAACATGATTTTTGGTTCTATTCCTGCTAATTTGGTGGAGCTATCATCTCTAGAAAGTTTGTATCTAGATCATAACAAATTGAATGGGATTATTCCAAAGAGCATTGGGCAACTATCGAATCTAAAGGAGCTTTATTTGGGGAATAATTTGTTGTGTGGAGTTGTTGGGGAACTTCACTTTGAAAATCTCAAAAGCTTGACCGGGTTAGACATTTCTTCCAATAAGCTCATATTAAATATGAGCTCTGCATGGGTTCCACCATTCCAAATTCGCGAGATAGATTTGTCAGATTGCAAAGTGGGACCTGAATTTCCAAAATGGCTTCAAACACAGCGGAATGTCACCGTGTTGAGGATGTCAAATGCGAGCATCTTAGGTGCCATTCCTGATTGGCTCTACGACATTTGCTCTACGATTCAAACTTTAGATATCTCAAGCAACATGCTTAGAGGCCAAGTTCCCCAAGACATCGGAGACAAGATGCCACGATTAACAAAATTGAGTCTTAAGGGTAATAATCTCACCGGTGGCATTCCAAATTCTTTGTGTAAGTTAAATTGGCTGGGTAGAATTAATCTCTCAAAGAATCAGCTGTCTGGGAAACTTCCTCGATGTTGGGGAGCATCGCAAGAGTTGGGATATTTGTTTTTTGGGGATAACAAGTTAAATGGCCAGATTCCAAAATCCTTGTGCCATCTGCAATTGTTCGCTCTTAGCCTACACGGGAATGGCTTTACTGGAGAAATCCCAAACTGTTTGTCAAATATACAGGCAATGAGTGTCCTTGATCTCAGTGACAATGAATTTACAGGTAGTTTACCGCCATTTGGGCCACAATCTCTTTTGGAA GTTCTTGTCTATGCTTAA